The Asterias rubens chromosome 16, eAstRub1.3, whole genome shotgun sequence region ttattattctcaTTTTTTCACCactatggaaataaatgttgattgagttggaatatatatttttttttacccttcaACTGAAGTGTATTAAGCACTCTATACTAGGTACTTTTCCGAGTTCTGTGGggaacaaaaatacatgtacaaatcacatgggtgggatttgaaccctaaACCTTCGCATTGATTACATATGTACATGGGATTTGTACATTGGTTACTTATGTACATGGGATTTAACTGGgaatctccagaaccatgaaGGCCATTTGTAATGAAGTCAGGTTAGAGGTGTACTGTTTATGGGCATTGGCTCAAcagcagatctctggcgtgattcacgagccttgaagtgtgaggTCAGCTGTCGGGCTAGTCCccaccttgtacatgtatgtaatgctGAAACACATTTGGCAGGTAGATTTCAACAGGGGACAATCTTGATAACAACTTTATGTGCTCATAGactttttcgcaaatacccattgggCACGTTGTGGTgcatgaggtgcatgctggtctagcttgcgattaaacttgatcgctagctagaccagcatgcacgtCATTCAACGCCTAACACGGTTGTactgagtatttgcgataaagTAATAGTCTATATTATACAACATTAGTTTCGTCTAAACCAAACAGTATTCTGAGACAAAATGTATCAGACTCGCTGAATAAGCtgcaaaatgtgtaaaacaatgttactgtATCTTACGTGACATATTTTTTTGTCCCAGAGTTTCCAGATGGTTTGTCCAGGAAGCAAGAATACCGTGTACTTGGTAACAGCCTTAACGTCCATGTAGTGTCCGTCCTCCTTCGCTATATGGTCACCGAGACTGACTCTCTCAAGGCTTGATGGTTCCTCAAAACACCAGGATCATGTTATGATGTTGCATGCTGTATTTGCCCGTCTTTTCTATAATGACCACTGACATGACTGAGGTTTGCAGACAAGCTCTGTCCTCCTTCGCTATATGGTCACCGAGACTGACTCTCTCAAGGCTTGATGGTTCCTCAAAACACCAGGATCATGTTATGATGTTGCATGCTGTATTTGCCCGTCTTTTCTATAATGACCACTGACATGACTGAGGTTTGCAGACAAGCTCTGTCCTCCTTCGCTATATGGTCACCGAGACTGACTCTCTCAAGGCTTGATGGTTCCTCAAAACACCAGGATCATGTTATGATGTTGCATGCTGTATTTGCCCGTCTTTTCTATAATGACCACTGACATGACTGAGGTTTGCAGACAAGCTCTGTCCTCCTTCGCTATATGGTCACCGAGACTGACTCTCTCAAGGCTTGATGGTTCCTCAAAACACCAGGATCATGTTATGATGTTGCATGCTGTATTTGCCCGTCTTTTCTATAATGACCACTGACATGACTGAGGTTTGCAGACAAGCTCTGTCCTCCTTTGCTATATGGTCACCGAGACTGACTCTCTCAAGGCTTGATGGTTCCTCAAAACACCAGGATCATGTTATGATGTTTCATGCTGTATTTGCCCGTCTTTTCTATAATGGCCACTGAGGTATGCAGACAAGATTTGTGAGAGATGTCCAGAAACTGAAAGAGTGGCACCATCATCAATATCATCATCACAACTTAATGAGCAAGtgtcgagtgtgcacaatggttaattaaaggttgactattttgactctaactcaggctggtcgaccattggttgactactgtggtcgaccgtttggaaccagcctcatgaccatAAGACATTATCTCTGACttttcacatttgtttttttcaatgccTTTTCTAtggtgttgtagttttgttGATTGTCTCGTTTTGgtgtttgtcattttgtttgtttttgtcgtttgtttttgtcgttcttattgtacaatgtaattttgctgtaatttgcttactctttttagcttaatgtttgtaaaacactgtacagcgttttgagattttttatgtaagacgctatattaaaaataaattattattattattattatggtttctACTCGTCTCAATAGCttgttccatgctaacatgtgtaaagcggaGAGGGTACCAGTGACACTATATTGATAGGCGACAGGCAATTGAGTGTTGAgtttcacacacacaaacaaagtttatcaatgacctgggcccaaattcatggctctgcttaccgtaagcacagaatcggcacttatggaagcaggtgcttacagtaagcgtattttacgggttagcgcaaattttggcttctgctagtgtgtactccacgttactaggcattctacgcttacaaggctagcgtagaaattcggcacttgctTGTTATCCGGGAATCGTGatcctaagcgcagaattcaggtTAGCGCAAATATTGGCTTCTGCTAgtgcgtactcaacgttactaggcattctacgctttaCAAGGCTTGCgtagaaatttggcacttgcttgtaagtggggaatcgtgatcctaagcgcagaatttggcggtaagcagagccatgaagttgggcccagctctcttgaacagtatactctggtCGTCTTAAGGAGAAAGAACCCTGGTTGTTTATTTGGATAAATTGAGTGGAGTGGTGTTGCAAGGATAAGTCGGACCATGAAGCCACATGTTTTTAACCACTTATTATAAATTGACTGTTGAAAACTGTCATTACGTATAGCATCTAATGGTGTATAATAAAGTTGTATAAACTCTACAAAAAGACAATTGTAGGGTCatcatgcaattttttttatttaatacaaATCTGTCACTATCTAATGACTTGGGTTAATCAAAAGTGATTTGTGCGTAAAATCGTGCATGTGAGTCGAGCATTCCTGTAGCATTTCGTGTTATACAAAGAGGGCTATAGATGAATAGATGCTGGACTCGAATGACTATTTTTTACAGCAAACAAACGGCCGGGATTGGATCCCACACTGCGATggtttaaccaccagaacttgagttccaTGCAATTTTCACTTTCCTTATGTTGATTAAAGCATTGGacattattactcaaaataaaatggttagcataaaaaccttagttgtttacaagcaatggagagttgttgatagtacacaaaacattgtgataaacggcttcctctgaagtaatggagtttttgagaagagttaaaggcagtggacactattggtaattgtcaaagactagtcttcacagttggtgtatctcaacattatgcataaaataactaacctgtgaaaattttacttaatcggtcgtcgaatttgcgagataataatgttgCCTACCacgggaccactttggtagcactcGGGTGGTTGAAAATGTCTTATACTATTGTCTTATTATCTTAGTAGGCTCCCTAATCCACAAGGAAAACAGGTAATTGAAGTGAAATGGCTTTTCTtctggagattgcctggaactggttgcatCAAAAtggcctcgtgtgacatggcttTAGGTTATTAAATGCTGAACAGGCTTTGCAAAGTAGTTAAACCAAagtttgtgagagagattggcttttgccagcttggtgtttatatcccttgtgggagtttgccaagttcccttgatgggaagatcacaaacatacaaacaaacaaacaaacaaacaagctgaATAGATGTAGGATATATGTAGATGAGACTGCTTGCTTACTTCCTTTTAAAAGTCGAGTGATGTCCTCGAATCACGATTTGTTCCCCATGCCTTTCCGTCCCACATTGCCAACTTGAAATCTGCCGATTCCAGACCTGTGTCCATTTTAAGAATGTCAGTGTACGTTTAGTGCAGGTCTACcaggtttcctcctcccatgcTTAGGGGTCCACAGAACAATATTGGATATTGGTTTCGTCTTCGCTCCTGAAGCAGTGGCCAGAAAAACGCATCCTTCTCTGTCTGATTTTTGTTGAGAGTGAACGGGCAGAAAACATTACTTCCCCAGCTTTGCTTCAGCAGATGAGGAGTGGCAACGAGGATGTGAGCAGCAAGATTTCCCATCTGACAATTCCTTCATTGAAAGATACAGCAGGCATCGAGGGGTGATGCTGTCGTCTGGGCCGGTCTGTTTGCAGGAGGACTCCATTGTATCACTGGCAGGGTGGAACTCACAGACTGCGTAGTTGATATCGTCAAAGCAATCCTGTCCGACCCATTGGCCGTTTGTAGACCGCACAACGGCACAGCCCTTCAAGTTATCAACGAGACTGCTGGGTTGACCACCTTTCCAGTTCTCGTAGGAATCGGTTTGTCCCTTTAACGGACAATGCTTCCACTGCCCATCCTCCTCGATGTCGTTGCAACCGATCCAGAGATGCGTTGATGGACTCGTCGCATCGAACGCATTCAGGAACAGCTCCCAAATGTAATCCTGTTCGGATTGCGAGTTTGGGACAGCAAGGAGTGCCCGTGATTCTGCACAAGTGCGGTTTGCTTGATACCAGTTCGTCGTGTCCTTGACTATGAAGTAGCAAGACTCTTTGTACGGGTGCCAGTCAGGGGGGCATATTTCAGCCACGATGCATCCACaaccaaaacacaaaacaccaaGAAGCAAAACATTTAAAGAGTTCATTTTGATTGCAAACTGTGTGCATGTAGTAGGCCTACTCAATTATAAACATCtgccctctctctctctctctctctcttctgcAAATCAATCGTTGTTCGACTGGTTTTAAAAGACAGTTTGTAAGAGTTAACTGAAACGTTAACAGACAACCAACTGGCGCACACTGTCATAAAATACTGAAATTAGGGGCACAAGTACCATTTTAATGCCAGGTCaacttcaacaaaataatacagaaaaaagGTCGTTTAGAAAGGTCGTTTGTGTAACATTTGCTATAATATGGCCGGCCTAGAAATAGGCTCTTTATGGGAAACTAATGCAAAGCAAGTACTTTTACTTTTGCACAATGGCGCAATTCCCCAAGGTTCCCTACTATAAACCTTGCTGGCTGTGAAGTTGCAGTGAATTGTCTTAAAGGCATCCAAGACtgttggtaatttactcaaaacatgttttagcataaaaacttacttggtaacaagcaatggagagctgttgatagtacaaaacattgtgagaaacggctccctctgaagtaacgtagttttggggaaatacataaattttccacgagtttgattttttagaccacagaattagatttttggGTCCAAAAACCAAGCATCTTAAAGCGCatagcttcgtgtgacaagaaagggtgtttttctttcattctcgcattttcgacgaccaattgagctcaaattttcacagttttgtttttgcttttgtcACATTGATAGGAaaggtcattgtctgcactgatcttcactgatattattgttacaaaaaagctacttgccgaaatggcgtcccgtgggatttcacatttcagcccgagttccgcaACTTGCGCCTTCAGTGAAGATCAGGGCAGACAATGACCTTTCCTATCAATGGGACAAAAAGTATTTACTtcctgaaatggcgcccatgttCACGTTCCACCAAAAGAAAATCAAGCTTCACGGTACCGCATCTTGCGCCTAGGGCGCTCAATAATCTTCGGTGGAAACCACTCGTGTAAAGAGCCATATTTTATAcggcggacaactcttttaaAGGGTATtcgtactttttcctaacaaaaaacacaatgtccacagatttacattaaacttacacagtttgaagattatgatagtagcaagcttcccttgaaattttacctactgaggtgctgtagtttttgagaaatgagtaaaagtaataattttcgtctcagttttagcatgtaaaaacgtattaaccagttatgctatggttttggtataatatcataactggttaaggggattttacatgctaaaataattttggtcgcatgagacgaaaattattttgtgacttgtttactcatttctcaaaaactacacgaccttagttagtaatatttgaagggaagctttccactatcattatcttcaaaccctgtaagtttaatgtaaatctgtggacattttgaaaaagtacccgaatcctttaagagtGCATAGAAATCAAGTatatgaaagcgcacaacttcgtgtgacaagggtgttttttctttcactattatctcacaacttggacgaccagtgagctcacattttcacaggtttgttattttatgcatatgtcgagatacaccaagtgagaagactggcctttgacaattactaatagtgtccagtgtctttaagaaagtaGACAGAAAGGATCTATGGCAATTGTTAACGTATACGAATAATGTATCACCTTTTCCAATCGTCTACCACCAGGTGCCCTTGAATTTGGTGAATTTGTACTAACTCACATGAAAGGTCTGTCGACATGTGACGCTTGACTGACATTCAATGGAAACGAAAGTATCCGTGGGAAGCGATACGTGCAAAAAACATTGAATGGGGAATTTCGTCATGACTGTAGAAAAGAACACCAACCATACCAGTTGCCATTCGATTCTGTTACGCGAGCAGACTTATAAagtattctttgtttttttgtcgaAAGTTTCggaccatttttattttatgttacaCGACAGACTACTGGCCGTTCTTTTGATGCACACGGACGGAATTAGCAGCACCAAATCAACGCTAAAATGGAGGTAAGATTTAGATAAAGTCACGCAAAGGGGGTCTATGTAGAGTTATAGCTTTTTATCTAAGACCAACTTCTGTTTGCATCTAAACTAACCCATCACATTACTGTGTCTGTGAGTTTCACAGTGAAGCCATCCCAAAAAACTAACGATCTGAATTCTACCGacttttgttcaacccccaacaTTAGGTCCAATATTATTGTCATGCATGTAGATTCCTTACACTATTTGCTGTAGGAAATCCCGGCCGTgacatttgatttgtgtttttaagcAAAGCACTTTTATTGCTTCgtacttcggatgggacgtaggGCTGTAGGCCCGTGTGTCGTTATCAATCAGTGACACTATCAATGACACAAGAACCCACTCGTAAAGGAGAAGGGGTACTGATCTGGGCCCATTTAGGCCAAAATAAgtgtgtacagtgctaacatacattggtgtatttatgggtaaaaccaaacttaaaAACTGCTTTCATTTGCATTTTCCCCCGTATGTCAGACTGCCCGCTTTCGTTTCCGTATGTCAGGCCCACCATCTCCTCGCCAA contains the following coding sequences:
- the LOC117301124 gene encoding perlucin-like protein, coding for MNSLNVLLLGVLCFGCGCIVAEICPPDWHPYKESCYFIVKDTTNWYQANRTCAESRALLAVPNSQSEQDYIWELFLNAFDATSPSTHLWIGCNDIEEDGQWKHCPLKGQTDSYENWKGGQPSSLVDNLKGCAVVRSTNGQWVGQDCFDDINYAVCEFHPASDTMESSCKQTGPDDSITPRCLLYLSMKELSDGKSCCSHPRCHSSSAEAKLGK